One Edaphobacter flagellatus genomic region harbors:
- the recJ gene encoding single-stranded-DNA-specific exonuclease RecJ yields the protein MATTAVSSHATTERNWITHETDRAAVERVMAQAGCPEGIARLLVARGFIEEQAVRAFFSPSLDDLDDPLLMLGMETAVKRIQQAVDACEPILIYGDYDVDGTTATVLLKTAIERMAPKNKPARVRYHVPHRIREGYGMQTGVLADAAADGVRVVISVDTGIRAFAAAKEAKVLGLDLIVTDHHLPDEAHGIPDALAVINPAQPGCTYPFKSLCGAAVAFKLAHAILKAACETDSERDQLQRRLVPSFLKLVAIATIADSVPLEGENRVIASLGLAELRNPVQTGLRALMEVAQIPIDRPPTATEVGFRIAPRINAAGRMDVASDVVELFLTRDTERARDLAAKLNRLNDERKATEASALEAIDARLTELQLADGTFPAQCFVMDDAEWHRGVLGILASRIVDRTGRPALVLTHEDGQAHGSGRSIEGYHLLDALTDVHAQDDAGLFTRFGGHAHAVGFSLPTNRVPRLRESMEQHSSTRLAGEMLAPPLECDIEIALNELNPIFQSWLERCGPYGVGNPEPLLMTRKVELTAAVRVIKEKHVCLEVTSGDARFSAMGWSRRGCTWVDRCQNLALGPGSRIDIAYRLRTKTNPYYPGLELELAAIRPVVD from the coding sequence GTGGCCACCACGGCAGTCTCCAGCCACGCGACAACCGAACGCAATTGGATAACGCACGAGACAGATCGTGCTGCGGTCGAGCGTGTGATGGCGCAGGCTGGATGCCCCGAGGGCATCGCGCGGCTGCTGGTAGCGCGTGGATTCATCGAGGAGCAGGCGGTGCGTGCGTTCTTCTCCCCCTCACTCGATGACCTGGACGATCCCCTGCTGATGCTCGGCATGGAGACCGCCGTGAAGCGGATACAGCAGGCGGTCGACGCCTGCGAGCCCATCCTGATCTACGGCGACTACGACGTCGACGGCACCACCGCCACCGTGCTGTTGAAGACCGCCATCGAGCGCATGGCCCCGAAGAACAAGCCCGCCCGGGTGCGTTATCACGTACCGCATCGCATCCGCGAAGGCTACGGCATGCAGACCGGTGTGCTGGCCGATGCGGCAGCCGATGGTGTCAGGGTCGTCATCAGTGTCGATACCGGAATCCGCGCTTTTGCCGCGGCAAAAGAAGCGAAAGTTCTCGGGCTCGATCTGATCGTGACGGACCACCACCTGCCCGACGAGGCACACGGCATTCCCGATGCGCTTGCCGTCATCAATCCCGCGCAGCCAGGGTGTACGTATCCCTTCAAATCGCTGTGCGGCGCTGCGGTTGCCTTCAAGCTCGCGCATGCCATTCTGAAGGCCGCCTGCGAGACGGACAGCGAGCGCGACCAGTTGCAGCGCAGGCTTGTACCCTCTTTCCTGAAACTGGTCGCCATCGCAACCATCGCCGACTCCGTGCCGCTGGAAGGAGAGAATCGCGTCATCGCATCGCTTGGCCTTGCCGAGTTGCGCAACCCCGTACAGACCGGCCTGCGAGCGCTGATGGAAGTTGCACAGATCCCCATCGACCGCCCTCCAACAGCAACCGAGGTCGGCTTTCGCATCGCACCGCGCATCAACGCAGCCGGCCGCATGGACGTCGCCAGCGATGTGGTCGAACTGTTTCTTACACGCGATACAGAGCGTGCCCGCGACCTGGCCGCGAAGCTCAACCGCCTGAACGACGAGCGCAAGGCGACGGAGGCCAGCGCGCTGGAGGCTATCGATGCGCGTCTGACCGAGCTTCAGCTCGCCGACGGAACCTTCCCTGCCCAGTGCTTCGTCATGGATGACGCCGAATGGCATCGCGGTGTACTCGGCATTCTTGCCTCGCGGATCGTCGACCGCACCGGACGGCCCGCGCTTGTGCTCACCCACGAGGATGGCCAGGCGCACGGCTCGGGACGCTCCATCGAGGGATACCACCTGCTCGATGCGCTGACGGACGTACATGCGCAGGACGACGCCGGCCTGTTCACACGCTTCGGAGGTCATGCTCACGCCGTCGGCTTTTCCCTTCCTACAAACCGCGTGCCGCGGCTGCGCGAGTCGATGGAGCAGCACAGCAGTACGCGGCTGGCGGGCGAGATGCTCGCGCCGCCACTGGAATGCGACATCGAGATCGCTCTCAACGAGCTGAACCCCATCTTCCAAAGCTGGCTCGAGCGTTGCGGCCCCTACGGCGTGGGCAATCCGGAGCCTCTGCTCATGACGCGCAAGGTAGAACTTACCGCCGCAGTCCGCGTCATCAAGGAGAAGCATGTCTGCCTCGAGGTCACCTCCGGCGACGCGCGCTTCAGCGCCATGGGCTGGAGCCGCCGCGGCTGCACCTGGGTGGACCGTTGCCAGAACCTTGCATTAGGCCCTGGCTCACGCATCGACATCGCCTATCGCCTGCGCACCAAGACCAATCCGTACTATCCCGGCCTCGAGCTGGAGCTGGCGGCCATACGCCCCGTAGTCGATTAG